One region of Psychrobacter sp. DAB_AL43B genomic DNA includes:
- the yghU gene encoding glutathione-dependent disulfide-bond oxidoreductase, with protein sequence MSHTTDNNNDNNESYTPPKVWIQDKENGGKFSSINRPTAGARHNKELPVGDAPLQLYSLNTPNGVKANILLEELAELGIKEAAYDAYKIDISEGDQFGSGFVAINPNSKIPALVDYSGETPIKLFESGAILMYLAEKFEKFIPIESGQPRANCLSWVMWQMGSAPYLGGGFGHFYAYAPEPMEYPINRFTMEVKRQLDVLDRHLKDNEYLCGNNESDYNIADIIIWAWYGQLVLGKLYDAAEFLQVDDYKNVQRWAEKIAERPAVKRAVDLVLEPIV encoded by the coding sequence ATGAGCCATACAACTGATAACAATAATGACAACAACGAATCATATACGCCACCAAAAGTTTGGATCCAAGATAAAGAGAACGGTGGTAAGTTCTCTAGTATCAATCGTCCCACCGCCGGCGCGCGCCATAACAAAGAGCTGCCAGTAGGCGATGCACCGTTACAACTATATTCACTGAATACCCCAAACGGAGTTAAAGCAAATATTCTATTAGAAGAGTTGGCTGAGCTTGGTATCAAAGAAGCCGCTTATGATGCTTATAAAATTGATATCTCGGAAGGCGATCAATTTGGCTCAGGCTTCGTCGCCATAAACCCTAACTCAAAGATTCCTGCGCTAGTCGATTATTCTGGAGAGACGCCTATCAAGTTGTTCGAGTCGGGCGCTATTTTGATGTACTTGGCAGAGAAGTTTGAAAAGTTTATTCCTATTGAATCAGGTCAGCCTCGTGCTAACTGTCTGTCTTGGGTGATGTGGCAGATGGGTAGTGCGCCATATTTAGGCGGCGGTTTTGGTCATTTTTACGCTTACGCTCCTGAACCAATGGAATATCCTATTAATCGATTTACCATGGAGGTTAAACGCCAGCTTGACGTCCTTGACCGCCACCTAAAAGACAATGAATACCTGTGTGGTAATAACGAGTCTGATTATAATATTGCCGATATCATTATTTGGGCATGGTATGGCCAACTGGTACTTGGCAAGCTCTATGATGCTGCTGAATTCTTACAAGTTGATGACTATAAAAACGTGCAGCGTTGGGCGGAAAAAATAGCCGAACGTCCAGCAGTCAAACGCGCAGTAGACTTAGTGCTTGAGCCAATTGTCTAG
- a CDS encoding Crp/Fnr family transcriptional regulator — translation MLDLLATLLPQYPPAQLSDLLADLTNLVPVQFAKGDNIYHSGQHVHKILVLSSGLVRVFDIQSHHEVNLRFLCDASIILPFYAAIDHWRFGKDCIATETAQCITGCEGYWLPLSYLMASQPNHPASLQLQSLKVNWGQIIQLEIALRHYKSIEERLRMIQLKTAAQRYQCFKNTMPSKIVDDMPSMQVASYLGITPETLSRVRHQKPSS, via the coding sequence ATGCTCGACTTATTAGCCACGTTGTTACCACAGTATCCACCAGCACAACTTAGCGATTTATTGGCAGACCTAACTAACTTAGTGCCTGTGCAATTTGCTAAGGGAGACAATATCTACCATAGCGGCCAACATGTGCATAAAATATTGGTCTTAAGCTCAGGGTTGGTAAGGGTCTTCGATATCCAATCACATCATGAGGTTAATCTACGTTTCTTATGCGATGCGTCAATCATCTTACCTTTCTACGCGGCTATTGACCATTGGCGATTTGGTAAAGACTGTATAGCAACGGAAACGGCTCAATGTATAACAGGGTGTGAGGGTTACTGGCTGCCGCTCTCCTATCTAATGGCTAGCCAGCCCAATCATCCAGCCAGTCTTCAATTACAATCACTAAAAGTAAACTGGGGACAAATTATTCAGCTTGAGATTGCTCTACGGCACTACAAATCTATTGAGGAGCGACTGCGGATGATTCAATTAAAAACAGCTGCTCAGCGTTATCAGTGCTTTAAGAACACTATGCCGAGCAAGATTGTCGATGATATGCCCAGTATGCAAGTGGCTTCTTACCTTGGTATTACCCCCGAAACCTTAAGCCGAGTTCGCCATCAAAAACCCTCCTCTTGA
- the uvrA gene encoding excinuclease ABC subunit UvrA, producing MTNNEKTPNHFNNNFNNSAINNTSHSHIQVRGARVHNLKNVDVDLPRNALVVFTGISGSGKSSLAFGTLFAESQRRYLDSVSPYARRLIDQVDEPDVDAIEGLPPAVALQQQRGTPSVRSSVGSVTTISNGLRMLYSRAGEYPVGQEMLYADAFSPNTPEGACPTCSGIGRVFEVTEKLMVPDDTKTIRERAIASWPPAWQGQNLSRILTTLGYDIDKPWNTLPKKTRDWILFTDDTPTVPVYPEYNLEQTRQAIEKGEKPNYMGTFTSAKNFVLHSFANTQSPRTKKRVSQFMQISECPECHGKKLKKESLSVKFAGLDIGELSQLTLTELALKLEEAAHKIPTDDIPNREKAIVAQRIASDILARVEALTRLGLGYLSLGRTTPTLSPGELQRLRLATQIRSQLFGVVYVLDEPSAGLHPADTQALLGALDELIAAGNSVFVVEHDVSVIRHADWVVDVGPKAGTHGGEIVYSGPVEGLRDVAQSHTGQYLFNDTTMVKEKSELRQPTAWLKLANVERNNVKGLDVEFPLGVMTSVTGVSGSGKSSLVSQALVELVNEQLGQKVINEAPTDEVGLLEQEFDTVTGGEIVAGMDKVSRLININQKAIGRTPRSNLATYTGLFDDVRKLFASTKQAKAHGYDAGRFSFNTVKGRCPNCEGLGFVSVELLFLPSVYAPCQVCHGQRYDDDTLAIHYRDKNIAEVLNLTVEMAYEFFVDEASILRSLDALLQVGLGYLRLGQPATELSGGEAQRIKLATELQRIQRGDTLYILDEPTTGLHPADVSMLMTQLNGLVNSGNTVIMVEHDMQVASNSDWIIDIGPGAGEEGGLIVAEGTPDDVAKSTASRTAPFLLV from the coding sequence ATGACCAATAATGAAAAGACTCCTAACCATTTTAATAATAACTTTAACAACAGCGCTATTAATAATACCTCTCACAGCCACATTCAGGTAAGGGGTGCACGCGTTCATAATCTCAAAAATGTGGATGTTGATTTACCGCGTAATGCGTTGGTGGTCTTTACCGGTATATCTGGCTCAGGAAAATCATCGTTAGCATTTGGTACGTTATTTGCTGAATCACAACGGCGTTATCTTGACTCCGTATCGCCTTATGCAAGACGACTTATTGACCAAGTTGATGAGCCGGATGTTGACGCGATAGAAGGCTTGCCGCCAGCAGTTGCTCTACAGCAGCAGCGCGGTACACCTTCGGTGCGCTCATCCGTTGGTAGCGTCACGACCATCTCAAACGGTCTGCGCATGCTGTATTCACGTGCTGGCGAGTATCCAGTAGGCCAAGAGATGTTATATGCGGATGCGTTTTCACCCAATACACCAGAAGGCGCTTGTCCAACTTGTTCAGGTATCGGCCGCGTGTTTGAAGTAACCGAAAAACTAATGGTTCCTGATGATACTAAGACTATTCGCGAGCGTGCTATCGCCTCTTGGCCGCCAGCGTGGCAGGGTCAAAACCTAAGCCGTATCTTAACGACACTTGGTTATGATATCGATAAACCTTGGAACACACTGCCCAAGAAAACCCGCGACTGGATTCTGTTTACCGATGATACGCCAACGGTGCCTGTCTATCCTGAGTACAATCTTGAGCAAACCCGTCAAGCGATTGAAAAAGGTGAAAAACCAAACTATATGGGCACCTTTACCAGCGCCAAAAACTTCGTTTTACATTCTTTTGCCAATACCCAAAGTCCGCGCACCAAAAAGCGCGTCTCGCAGTTTATGCAAATATCGGAGTGTCCAGAATGCCATGGCAAGAAACTTAAGAAAGAATCGCTGTCAGTCAAATTTGCCGGATTGGATATCGGCGAGTTATCACAATTAACCCTCACCGAACTGGCACTTAAGTTAGAAGAGGCTGCCCATAAAATCCCAACCGATGACATACCAAACCGTGAAAAAGCCATCGTTGCTCAGCGTATTGCCAGTGATATTCTTGCCCGCGTCGAAGCACTTACAAGATTGGGGCTAGGATACCTATCACTTGGACGTACGACACCGACTTTATCTCCTGGTGAGTTACAGCGTTTGCGATTGGCGACTCAAATCCGCTCGCAGCTCTTTGGTGTGGTATATGTCCTTGATGAGCCATCTGCAGGTCTACATCCTGCCGACACTCAAGCATTGCTAGGTGCTTTAGATGAGCTAATAGCGGCGGGTAACTCGGTATTTGTTGTCGAGCATGATGTAAGTGTGATTAGGCATGCGGATTGGGTGGTAGATGTTGGGCCAAAAGCTGGCACGCATGGTGGTGAGATTGTTTATAGTGGGCCGGTAGAGGGCTTACGTGACGTTGCTCAGTCGCATACCGGTCAGTATCTTTTTAACGATACGACCATGGTTAAAGAAAAATCAGAACTCAGACAACCAACGGCTTGGCTTAAACTTGCCAATGTCGAACGAAACAATGTCAAAGGGTTAGACGTTGAGTTTCCATTAGGCGTGATGACCAGTGTGACTGGAGTTTCCGGCTCAGGTAAATCAAGTTTGGTCAGTCAAGCTTTGGTCGAGCTAGTAAATGAGCAGTTGGGACAAAAAGTCATCAATGAGGCGCCAACGGATGAAGTGGGTTTATTGGAACAAGAGTTTGACACAGTAACAGGTGGCGAAATTGTTGCTGGCATGGACAAGGTCAGTCGCCTGATTAATATTAATCAAAAAGCCATTGGCCGTACACCACGCTCAAACCTTGCAACTTATACAGGTCTGTTCGATGATGTTCGTAAATTATTTGCGTCAACTAAACAAGCAAAAGCGCATGGCTATGATGCTGGTCGCTTTTCATTTAATACGGTAAAGGGACGTTGCCCAAACTGTGAGGGATTAGGGTTTGTCAGTGTTGAGCTGTTATTTTTACCCAGTGTCTATGCGCCGTGCCAAGTTTGTCATGGTCAACGCTATGATGATGACACGCTCGCCATCCATTATCGAGATAAAAACATCGCTGAAGTACTGAATTTAACGGTTGAGATGGCTTATGAATTCTTTGTGGACGAGGCGTCAATCTTGCGCTCCTTAGACGCTTTATTGCAAGTTGGTCTTGGCTATTTACGTCTTGGTCAACCCGCTACTGAGCTATCAGGCGGTGAGGCGCAGCGCATTAAACTTGCGACCGAACTTCAGCGTATCCAGCGAGGCGATACCCTTTATATATTGGACGAGCCTACCACCGGACTACATCCTGCTGATGTCTCCATGCTGATGACACAATTAAATGGACTCGTCAATTCGGGTAACACGGTGATCATGGTCGAGCATGATATGCAAGTGGCCAGTAATAGCGATTGGATTATTGATATTGGGCCAGGGGCTGGCGAGGAGGGCGGGCTGATTGTTGCTGAAGGTACACCTGATGATGTCGCAAAATCCACCGCCAGTCGAACAGCGCCGTTTCTATTGGTGTAG
- a CDS encoding DHA2 family efflux MFS transporter permease subunit has translation MTNPTATTPTSLLSPVQAKYLPYVLAVALFMQILDATILNTSLPQMAQALGESPLKMQWAVISYALTLAIFIPISGFLADKYGTRRVFLSAIIIFCIGSLLCAASPTLNLLIGSRIVQGIGGAMMTPVARLILVKSYPRNKLLTVMNFAVIPALVAPLVGPVLGGYIVQYTSWHWIFLINIPMGIFGFIMGKKLVPALFEDTKRLDWTGFLLFAAAACGFTLAVEFGSQTGRGFYGLMLGLLASLLIGVYVWHAKRRSAPLFPLSLFSIRTFRIGITGNLFTRLGISAVPFLLPLLLQVVFEYSPSRAGWLLAPIAVGAIGIKPWVSKIIQRYSYRTVLVYNTFLMGVLIIVLAQFSDSSQWIWFIPILTVMGACNSMQFSAMNTITIGDLEGTQTSSGNSLMAVNQQLAISFGIAFGAALLNLLRERLQLDTLAAFQTTYWILGILTILSGLYFLRLKPEDGRGLY, from the coding sequence GTGACTAATCCAACTGCTACTACTCCCACTTCACTCCTCTCTCCTGTTCAAGCGAAATACCTACCCTATGTACTAGCGGTGGCATTATTTATGCAGATTTTGGATGCCACCATCCTTAATACCTCATTACCACAAATGGCGCAAGCACTGGGCGAATCACCGCTCAAAATGCAGTGGGCTGTCATCAGTTATGCGCTTACCTTGGCTATTTTTATTCCCATTAGCGGGTTTTTAGCGGATAAATATGGCACACGGCGAGTGTTTTTGTCAGCGATCATTATCTTTTGTATTGGCTCACTATTATGTGCCGCCTCTCCTACCTTAAACCTTTTGATAGGCTCACGTATTGTACAAGGTATCGGCGGCGCAATGATGACACCTGTTGCGCGGTTGATATTGGTCAAATCTTATCCGCGCAATAAGCTCTTAACCGTCATGAACTTTGCAGTGATACCCGCATTGGTTGCACCGCTGGTCGGACCAGTATTGGGTGGTTATATCGTTCAGTACACCAGTTGGCATTGGATATTTTTAATCAACATCCCAATGGGTATTTTTGGCTTTATCATGGGTAAAAAGCTAGTGCCTGCTTTATTTGAGGATACCAAACGTCTAGATTGGACAGGTTTTTTATTGTTTGCTGCCGCTGCGTGTGGTTTTACCCTCGCTGTGGAGTTTGGTTCGCAGACGGGTCGCGGATTTTATGGACTCATGCTTGGATTGCTGGCAAGTCTATTGATAGGCGTGTATGTGTGGCACGCCAAACGTCGCTCAGCACCGCTGTTTCCGTTGAGTCTATTCAGTATTCGCACCTTTCGCATTGGTATTACCGGTAATTTATTTACACGGTTAGGCATCAGCGCGGTGCCATTTTTATTGCCATTATTATTACAAGTGGTGTTTGAGTACTCCCCCTCACGAGCAGGTTGGCTGCTCGCTCCTATTGCGGTCGGTGCGATAGGTATTAAACCGTGGGTCAGTAAGATTATCCAGCGTTATAGTTATCGCACGGTTCTTGTCTACAATACCTTTTTGATGGGTGTGCTAATCATTGTATTGGCGCAATTTAGCGATTCATCACAATGGATTTGGTTTATCCCTATTTTGACTGTGATGGGCGCTTGTAATTCCATGCAGTTTAGCGCGATGAATACGATTACCATCGGTGACTTAGAAGGCACGCAAACCAGTAGTGGTAATAGTTTGATGGCTGTCAATCAGCAACTGGCCATCAGCTTCGGTATTGCCTTTGGGGCGGCGCTGCTTAACCTATTGCGTGAGCGCCTGCAGCTCGATACGTTGGCTGCCTTTCAAACCACGTATTGGATACTGGGTATTTTGACTATCCTGTCCGGATTATACTTTTTACGCCTAAAGCCTGAGGATGGTCGCGGCTTATATTGA
- a CDS encoding DEAD/DEAH box helicase, with product MTDILSAIAAENGIIETTNTPNTNNEAATTDATDENQVTFTDLNIAKPILTALERSGYTNPTPIQAQAIPFALEGRDLLLSAQTGSGKTAAFVIPVLDRLSRATSFDKLTKALILTPTRELAQQVHDSVRTYSKDMRGLFCVPLVGGAPYNGQITALKKGVQVIVATPGRLLDHINAGRVDLSSLEILVLDEADRMLDMGFADDISDILRAAPTDRQTIMCSATWDGPVGKIAASFTKNPERVSIKVESAHIEEKVYYCDDFDHKNRLLDKIVCHKDMEQIIIFAATKRSTEKLAKQLQEDGHKASFLHGDLPQSKRNRIVQDLRNGKCKILVATDVAARGLDVPALSHVINYDLPRQTEDYVHRIGRCGRAGRTGVAISLCSMDDRPQLNAINRYLDRKMEVSVIEGMEPKKTYVPSENKGSPRGRGRGRSNGGGNGQGRGRSAGGYAGAGKPSGQGRGRPSGDSSTGTGQRASNDSGYQGKPRDSSGKPNERSGGKPYQGKRTGAPSRGDGASAPRGDRAATGRGRPSGSQGRPAGRSDSRGQGRPNGGNRGNNS from the coding sequence ATGACTGACATCTTATCTGCAATCGCTGCTGAAAACGGCATCATCGAAACTACTAACACCCCAAATACTAATAATGAAGCGGCTACAACTGACGCTACCGATGAAAATCAAGTTACTTTTACTGACTTAAACATTGCCAAGCCGATTCTTACCGCGCTTGAGCGTAGTGGCTATACCAATCCAACTCCTATTCAAGCACAAGCGATCCCTTTTGCATTAGAAGGCCGTGACCTTTTATTGTCTGCGCAAACGGGTAGTGGTAAAACTGCTGCTTTCGTCATCCCAGTACTTGATCGCCTAAGCCGTGCGACTAGCTTCGACAAATTGACCAAAGCCCTTATCCTAACGCCAACGCGTGAACTTGCTCAGCAAGTACATGATAGCGTACGTACCTATTCTAAAGATATGCGCGGTCTATTTTGTGTACCATTAGTTGGCGGCGCACCATACAACGGTCAGATTACTGCTTTGAAAAAAGGCGTACAAGTTATCGTTGCAACACCTGGTCGTCTACTTGACCATATCAATGCAGGTCGCGTTGACTTATCAAGCCTTGAAATACTAGTACTTGACGAAGCTGACCGTATGCTAGATATGGGTTTTGCTGACGATATCAGTGATATCCTACGTGCAGCACCGACTGATCGTCAAACCATTATGTGTTCAGCAACTTGGGATGGCCCAGTAGGAAAAATCGCTGCCAGCTTCACGAAAAACCCTGAGCGTGTATCTATTAAAGTTGAATCAGCACACATCGAAGAAAAAGTATATTACTGTGATGATTTTGATCACAAAAACCGTTTACTTGATAAAATCGTTTGCCACAAAGACATGGAACAAATCATTATCTTTGCTGCCACCAAACGTAGCACTGAAAAACTAGCAAAACAGCTACAAGAAGACGGTCATAAAGCAAGCTTCCTACATGGTGACTTACCACAAAGCAAGCGTAACCGCATTGTTCAAGACTTACGTAATGGTAAATGCAAAATCTTAGTTGCAACTGACGTTGCTGCTCGTGGTCTAGACGTGCCAGCTCTATCACACGTCATCAACTATGACTTACCACGTCAAACGGAAGATTACGTTCACCGTATCGGTCGTTGTGGCCGTGCCGGTCGTACTGGTGTTGCTATCAGCCTATGTAGCATGGATGATCGCCCACAGCTTAATGCTATCAATCGTTATTTAGATCGCAAAATGGAAGTATCTGTTATCGAAGGCATGGAGCCTAAGAAAACGTACGTTCCTAGCGAAAATAAAGGCAGTCCTCGCGGTCGTGGCCGTGGTCGCTCTAATGGCGGCGGTAATGGTCAAGGTCGTGGTCGTTCAGCGGGCGGTTATGCTGGCGCTGGCAAGCCTAGTGGTCAAGGTCGTGGTCGCCCATCAGGTGATAGCAGCACTGGCACTGGTCAACGCGCAAGCAATGACAGCGGTTATCAAGGTAAGCCACGTGATTCATCTGGCAAGCCAAATGAGCGTTCAGGTGGCAAGCCGTATCAAGGCAAGCGCACTGGTGCTCCTAGCCGTGGTGATGGCGCAAGCGCTCCACGTGGTGATCGCGCAGCAACGGGTCGTGGTCGTCCAAGTGGCAGCCAAGGTCGTCCAGCTGGTCGCTCTGACAGCCGTGGTCAAGGTCGTCCAAACGGCGGCAACCGTGGTAACAACTCGTAA
- a CDS encoding DUF1176 domain-containing protein, which translates to MPKKILLPIFAAISTALFSATSIAGTPVDFSSQDWQVACDNTRTCRLAGYQADSNSELPVSLLLVRRAGANATIDGQVKLGGAKESSAKALMQLGNRHRISLFINNVDHGETRPFSAAAGYAELTSAQVTALLEALTKSSKIELVIRNTRWQLSDKGANAVMLKADEAQGRVGTASAFIRDSITKSNSNVLAPKAIPSIRMVMPDPKATSSSKKKFAMRASQLSKLMKSTISDVDTDCPNLSDKSPWRVSRLNSRQLLAQHDCWTGAYNIGIGVWVLNDSEPYKPTLVTTGATDYNSGKITSVQKGRGIGDCLSKTEWLWTGKNFEKSHESTTGLCRMIAAGGAWQLPTHVTEVKISR; encoded by the coding sequence ATGCCAAAGAAAATATTATTACCCATATTTGCAGCAATCAGCACCGCTTTATTTAGCGCTACGAGTATTGCTGGCACGCCCGTTGATTTTAGCAGCCAAGATTGGCAAGTCGCTTGTGATAATACCCGTACTTGCCGGCTGGCAGGCTATCAAGCAGATAGCAATAGCGAGCTACCTGTTTCTTTATTATTAGTACGCCGTGCAGGTGCCAATGCGACGATCGACGGTCAGGTTAAACTTGGCGGTGCTAAAGAAAGCTCTGCCAAGGCATTGATGCAATTGGGCAATCGCCACCGGATATCGTTGTTTATTAATAATGTAGATCACGGAGAAACCAGACCTTTTTCAGCTGCAGCAGGTTATGCGGAGCTTACGTCGGCGCAAGTAACGGCGCTGTTAGAAGCACTGACCAAATCGAGCAAGATTGAGCTAGTCATTCGCAATACGCGCTGGCAGTTATCTGATAAGGGTGCAAATGCAGTCATGCTCAAAGCCGATGAAGCACAGGGTCGAGTAGGTACGGCAAGCGCCTTTATTCGTGACAGCATCACCAAGTCTAATAGTAATGTCTTAGCACCAAAGGCTATACCATCGATACGGATGGTCATGCCTGACCCTAAAGCCACTTCTAGCAGTAAGAAAAAATTCGCTATGCGCGCTTCTCAATTATCCAAACTTATGAAAAGTACTATAAGCGATGTAGATACTGACTGCCCAAACTTATCTGATAAATCACCATGGCGCGTCAGTCGCCTAAATAGCAGACAATTACTCGCACAACATGACTGCTGGACAGGCGCTTATAATATCGGCATAGGTGTCTGGGTGCTCAATGACAGTGAACCTTACAAGCCCACATTAGTGACGACTGGTGCAACAGATTATAATAGCGGCAAAATAACTTCAGTACAAAAGGGTCGTGGTATTGGTGACTGCCTGTCCAAAACTGAGTGGTTATGGACCGGCAAAAACTTTGAAAAAAGCCATGAAAGCACTACTGGACTATGCCGCATGATTGCAGCGGGCGGTGCGTGGCAACTGCCAACTCATGTTACTGAAGTTAAAATATCGCGTTAA
- a CDS encoding MAPEG family protein: protein MANFIQPSFIQPIVGMMGVTAGVWGWMYIKRLRYLQTEGIDPQSIRTPAKLTALLPESVNLPAYNLQNLFEMPVLFYVICLSAELLRIQDMTLTNWLYQAAWAFVILRAVHSVIQCSYNQVMHRFIVYILSCATLWIMAIKMATIVF, encoded by the coding sequence ATGGCAAATTTCATACAACCCAGCTTTATTCAACCTATAGTAGGAATGATGGGGGTGACCGCTGGTGTGTGGGGCTGGATGTATATTAAACGCTTGCGGTATTTGCAAACAGAAGGTATCGACCCTCAGTCGATTCGCACCCCTGCTAAGCTGACGGCTCTATTGCCTGAATCCGTCAACTTACCCGCTTATAACTTGCAGAACCTATTTGAGATGCCGGTATTATTTTATGTCATCTGTCTATCAGCCGAGTTGCTGAGAATTCAAGACATGACGCTAACAAACTGGCTCTATCAGGCGGCATGGGCGTTTGTGATTTTGCGGGCGGTTCATAGTGTAATTCAGTGCAGTTATAACCAAGTTATGCACCGCTTTATTGTCTATATACTCTCTTGTGCAACGCTATGGATAATGGCTATCAAGATGGCTACGATTGTTTTTTAG
- a CDS encoding DUF819 domain-containing protein, producing the protein MPDISHLAIDSLPLAFGIIMAIIGLVFYTQALPGKFWQRFYAVLPGIVLCCFIPATLNSLGVFADGIGSQIYGFTATYLLPASLLLMTLSMDVPKILGLGWKAIAMFFAASVAIVISGPISLGIAKWVSPEMFTDDTLWRGFSAVAGSWIGGAANQAAMKELFGVSDDLFGMMILVDTTNASLWLLAILVMVKHSAKIDKFLRADSSSIDKVIAAVESYERDNARPATLNDLMVMFGLCFAMVGVAHFVGGQIAGFFAPYSWAVQYSFASSFFWMVVIITLIGVVFSFTKIRRLDHVGASKIGTVFIFVLIAAIGMQINLAGIVSQWRLLLIGLLWMSIHVVIIFIVARIIRAPFFFLAVGSNANTGGASSAPIVATAFHPSLAPVGVFLGILGYAVGTFGGYISTQLMRLVAS; encoded by the coding sequence ATGCCCGATATTTCTCATTTAGCAATTGATAGTTTGCCCTTAGCGTTTGGCATCATTATGGCGATTATCGGTTTGGTGTTTTATACCCAAGCATTGCCCGGCAAATTTTGGCAACGTTTTTATGCAGTTCTACCGGGTATCGTGCTGTGCTGCTTTATACCTGCGACGCTAAACAGCTTAGGTGTCTTCGCTGATGGTATCGGTTCGCAGATTTATGGTTTTACCGCGACTTATCTGCTGCCAGCCAGTTTACTGCTGATGACGTTATCGATGGATGTGCCAAAGATACTGGGCTTGGGCTGGAAAGCGATTGCAATGTTCTTTGCTGCTAGTGTCGCTATTGTCATTAGTGGTCCTATTAGCTTAGGTATCGCTAAATGGGTATCGCCTGAGATGTTTACTGATGACACGCTATGGCGTGGTTTTTCAGCGGTGGCGGGTAGTTGGATTGGCGGAGCGGCTAACCAAGCCGCAATGAAAGAGCTGTTTGGTGTCAGTGATGATTTGTTTGGCATGATGATATTGGTCGATACCACCAATGCCTCATTATGGTTACTGGCTATCTTAGTTATGGTAAAACACAGTGCTAAGATTGACAAGTTTTTAAGAGCTGATAGCAGTAGCATTGATAAAGTCATTGCTGCTGTTGAGAGCTATGAGCGTGATAATGCCCGTCCAGCCACGCTTAATGATTTGATGGTGATGTTTGGTTTGTGCTTTGCGATGGTCGGAGTAGCACATTTCGTCGGCGGGCAGATTGCTGGGTTCTTTGCGCCTTATAGCTGGGCAGTACAGTATAGCTTTGCCAGCTCGTTCTTTTGGATGGTGGTGATTATCACCTTAATAGGCGTCGTCTTTTCTTTTACTAAAATACGCAGACTGGATCATGTCGGTGCTTCCAAAATCGGTACGGTGTTTATCTTTGTATTGATTGCGGCTATTGGTATGCAGATTAATCTAGCAGGTATTGTCTCACAGTGGCGGCTACTGCTGATTGGCCTATTATGGATGAGCATCCATGTGGTGATAATATTTATTGTCGCTAGAATCATTCGTGCGCCGTTCTTCTTTTTAGCAGTCGGCTCAAACGCTAATACGGGCGGTGCGTCATCTGCGCCTATCGTCGCGACAGCCTTTCATCCATCGCTTGCACCCGTTGGCGTGTTTTTGGGTATCTTAGGTTATGCGGTAGGAACGTTTGGCGGTTATATCAGCACTCAGTTGATGCGCTTGGTGGCTTCTTAG
- a CDS encoding alpha/beta fold hydrolase gives MTTFKFKGQYTVNVHTHTPAPADDQHTTLVFLTAIGVPLRKYSKLFMELVAKGYTVIAADYPCCGENTPQVDRSVDYNYQDIIDNFIPQLLELSEHKDTYLFGHSLGGHMATIYSALHDVPVIGVATGNLHYKNWQGAAGKLNILRAVALFKPMLAIYGYFPGYKISFGDREPKGVMNDWCHTALTGRYDFIQADLQASKNAGSGRGIYFYIEGDDYAPYKSTQNLAKLCADSTLISVKLPEHIKGNPHGAWIKDPDIIVQHLDEQLRKRD, from the coding sequence ATGACGACTTTTAAATTTAAAGGGCAATATACGGTAAACGTGCACACTCATACGCCCGCACCGGCAGATGACCAACACACTACCTTAGTATTTCTGACCGCTATTGGCGTACCTCTACGTAAATACAGTAAGTTGTTTATGGAATTAGTCGCTAAAGGCTATACCGTCATCGCGGCTGACTACCCTTGTTGTGGTGAAAACACCCCGCAAGTTGATCGAAGCGTCGACTATAACTATCAAGATATTATCGACAACTTTATCCCCCAGTTGCTTGAGCTCTCAGAGCATAAAGACACCTACTTGTTTGGTCATAGCTTAGGGGGCCATATGGCGACGATTTATAGTGCGCTGCATGACGTGCCAGTGATTGGGGTCGCTACGGGCAATCTGCATTATAAAAACTGGCAAGGGGCTGCTGGCAAGTTAAATATCCTACGCGCTGTGGCTCTCTTTAAACCTATGCTCGCTATCTATGGCTATTTTCCAGGCTATAAGATTAGCTTTGGTGATCGCGAACCTAAAGGCGTGATGAATGACTGGTGCCATACCGCATTAACTGGCCGCTACGACTTTATTCAGGCGGATTTGCAGGCAAGCAAAAACGCGGGTAGTGGCCGTGGTATCTACTTCTATATCGAGGGCGATGACTATGCCCCTTACAAATCTACGCAAAACCTTGCCAAACTGTGTGCCGACTCGACCTTGATTTCTGTCAAACTACCCGAACATATAAAAGGCAATCCACATGGAGCGTGGATTAAAGATCCTGATATTATCGTCCAACACCTTGATGAGCAACTAAGAAAACGTGACTAA